DNA from Candidatus Margulisiibacteriota bacterium:
GAGGGTCTTATACATGTTTCGGAGATTTCTCAAAAACCGGTGGACAATATGGAGGATGCGGTAAAGATAGGCCAGACGGTTACAGCAAAGATCCTGCGCATCATACCTGAGGAACAGAAGATCGGACTGTCATTAAAGGCTGTCGCAGCGGAAGAAGAAAAGAAACAGCTGGAAGAGAACAAGGCAGCGTCCCCTGCCCCCAAGGTCACGATCGGTGATACGGTCGGAGAACAGCTCAAGGATATGCTGAACGGCGGCAAGACGGATGAACTTTCTAGCCAGACTTGACGGCGCCTGCGAAAAGAACGACAGCCTGCTCTGCGTGGGGCTGGACATAGACCTCTCCAAGATCCCCGCTGAGATCCTGAAAAAAGAAGACCCTGTTTTTGCCTTTAATAAAAAGATCATCGACGAAACAAAAGACCATGTCTGCTGTTATAAACCCAACATCGCTTTTTATGAAATGTGCGGCATCTACGGTCTCCAGTCCCTTATAAAGACAATAGAATACATCCCGGAAGAGATACCGGTGATCCTGGACGCAAAAAGGGGCGATGTCGGGCATACGGCCGGCGCTTATGCAAAAAGCCTGTTCGATGTTTTTAAGGCCGATGCAACCACGGTAAACCCTTACATGGGTTACGACTCGGTCAAACCGTTCATGGAATACAGGGAAAAAGGGATCTTTGTCCTCTGCCTTACATCCAACGCCGGCAGGACCGATTTCCAGGAAAATGCTTTGGAAAAAGAACCCCTGTACAGACAGGTGGCAAGGCGGGTAAAAGAGTGGAATATCTACGGCAACTGCGGGCTTGTAGCAGGCGCCACCAATCCGCTCGAATTGAAAGAGATCAGGTCCCTTGCCGGAGAAATGCCGCTTTTGATCCCCGGGGTTGGAGCCCAAGGCGGAGACCTTGAACACTCTGTAAAGTACGGGATCACAAAAAACAGGAACAGGGCAATAATAAATGCTTCGAGAAGCATTATCTATTCGGATGACCCCAAAAAAGCGGCAAAAGAACTGCGCGAGGAAATAAACCGCTTCAGGAAATAGCCTTTTTCAAGCGCCTGACAAGGGCTTCGGCGCTTTTTATACTTGCCCCGGCTTCTTTTACGATGGCAGAACCGACAATGACCCCGTCCGCTATCGCTGCGGCTTTTTTTGCCTGGCAAGGGGTGGAGATCCCAAACCCTACCGCGACCGGTTTATTGGTAAATCGCTTTATCTTTGATACCATCCTGCTTACGGAACCTGAAAAATCCTTTCTAACTCCGGTAATGCCCGTTATTGACATAAGATAGATAAAACCTGTTGAGGCTTTTGCAGCTGCTTTTATT
Protein-coding regions in this window:
- the pyrF gene encoding orotidine-5'-phosphate decarboxylase; translation: MNFLARLDGACEKNDSLLCVGLDIDLSKIPAEILKKEDPVFAFNKKIIDETKDHVCCYKPNIAFYEMCGIYGLQSLIKTIEYIPEEIPVILDAKRGDVGHTAGAYAKSLFDVFKADATTVNPYMGYDSVKPFMEYREKGIFVLCLTSNAGRTDFQENALEKEPLYRQVARRVKEWNIYGNCGLVAGATNPLELKEIRSLAGEMPLLIPGVGAQGGDLEHSVKYGITKNRNRAIINASRSIIYSDDPKKAAKELREEINRFRK